In Lentibacillus amyloliquefaciens, one DNA window encodes the following:
- the spoVK gene encoding stage V sporulation protein K, translating into METQTTQNKKGQINIILQDQQNKAYRHENQSVLTNNPFSHIDTEFSSFIGMSELKQMIKEIYATIVINEKRNEMGLTETKQVLHMLFKGNPGTGKTTVARKLARMYFEMNVLSKGHFIEAERADLVGEYIGQTAQKTRAIIQKAMGGILFIDEAYSLGRGGEKDFGKEAIDTLVKHMEDNHNDFVLILAGYPYEMERFLTLNPGLKSRFPFILDFRDYDIDQLMNIAKQMVKDREYELTQEAERKIRYQLYKQKQKSQFNFANARYVRNVVEQSIRRHAVRLLNREMFSIDDLVFLTGEDFKFTSD; encoded by the coding sequence ATGGAGACACAAACAACACAAAATAAAAAAGGACAAATAAATATTATACTGCAGGATCAACAAAACAAAGCTTACCGCCATGAAAACCAGTCTGTTTTGACAAATAATCCTTTTTCACATATCGATACTGAATTCTCTTCATTTATTGGAATGAGCGAATTGAAACAAATGATAAAAGAGATTTATGCAACGATTGTCATCAATGAAAAACGGAACGAAATGGGATTAACCGAAACGAAACAGGTACTTCATATGCTTTTCAAAGGGAACCCCGGAACAGGCAAAACGACAGTGGCAAGAAAATTGGCGAGAATGTATTTTGAAATGAATGTGTTGTCCAAAGGTCATTTTATTGAGGCGGAACGTGCTGATCTGGTTGGCGAGTATATCGGCCAGACAGCTCAAAAGACACGTGCTATTATCCAGAAAGCTATGGGTGGTATTTTATTTATTGATGAAGCCTATTCGCTGGGGCGCGGAGGAGAAAAAGACTTCGGCAAAGAGGCAATTGATACGCTTGTAAAGCATATGGAAGACAATCATAATGATTTTGTTTTAATACTGGCAGGGTATCCATATGAAATGGAGCGGTTTTTAACACTGAATCCAGGCTTGAAATCCCGTTTTCCGTTTATACTGGATTTTCGGGATTATGATATTGATCAGCTTATGAATATAGCCAAACAAATGGTCAAAGACCGTGAATATGAACTAACTCAGGAAGCGGAGCGGAAAATACGATACCAATTGTATAAGCAAAAACAAAAATCACAATTTAATTTTGCCAATGCCCGTTATGTGCGCAATGTCGTGGAGCAATCTATCAGACGTCATGCAGTGAGACTTTTGAATCGGGAGATGTTTTCAATTGATGATCTTGTTTTCTTAACCGGCGAGGATTTTAAATTCACTTCGGATTAA
- a CDS encoding glycine cleavage T C-terminal barrel domain-containing protein, with product MSIEGKPLSEFKTSNDIEEVGVQRHVPVNLRQSGDNGSRMLISQRVRKSPFWHLSEESGSWCYSVYNNMYHPRAYIPMEEGGLLKEYEYLTEHVTLWNVAVERQIQVKGPDAPKLVDLAITRSVEKVKTGKARYVILCNNEGGIINDPVLLRPHEDEFWFSLSDSDVSLWLQALKVMNNFDCTVREIDVSPVQIQGPKSTSLMVDLFGERIHDVPYYGLMEGEVNDCPVIVSRTGFSGEAGFEIYLYNASVNAEKFWYPLLKAGEPYNLKVIAPGHIRRLEAGILSYGQDMDQETNPYQVGLGWQVDLTKDHFIGKEALTRIKNEGVTKKLVGLKFSGNKIDWYPADFYMVYAEGGTEPVGYVTSAFYSPNQGCNIGYAMLPNIFSMIGTQLEVHLPEPYAIGRVTAEVAQTPFKASENPGTGYNQTGRKLET from the coding sequence ATGTCTATTGAAGGAAAACCTCTATCAGAGTTCAAAACGTCTAACGATATCGAGGAAGTGGGCGTGCAAAGACACGTTCCGGTCAATCTGCGTCAAAGCGGGGATAACGGCTCACGCATGCTTATATCGCAAAGAGTGCGCAAGTCCCCATTCTGGCACCTTTCCGAAGAATCCGGGTCATGGTGCTATTCGGTTTACAACAACATGTACCATCCGCGTGCCTATATCCCGATGGAGGAGGGCGGTCTCCTCAAAGAATACGAATATCTCACCGAACACGTCACGCTTTGGAATGTCGCGGTAGAGCGACAGATCCAGGTGAAAGGCCCTGATGCCCCGAAGCTGGTGGACTTGGCGATCACGCGCTCGGTCGAGAAAGTCAAGACGGGAAAAGCCCGCTACGTTATTTTATGCAATAACGAAGGTGGCATCATCAATGATCCGGTTCTCCTTCGTCCGCATGAAGATGAGTTTTGGTTCTCTTTATCCGACAGCGACGTGTCGCTGTGGCTTCAGGCGCTTAAAGTCATGAACAATTTTGATTGCACCGTACGCGAAATCGATGTGTCTCCCGTACAAATTCAAGGGCCAAAATCAACATCACTCATGGTCGATTTGTTTGGCGAGCGCATTCATGACGTTCCTTACTACGGGCTGATGGAGGGGGAAGTGAACGATTGTCCCGTCATTGTGTCCCGCACGGGATTCTCGGGTGAAGCCGGCTTTGAGATTTATCTATATAATGCCAGTGTTAACGCCGAAAAGTTCTGGTATCCTCTCCTCAAGGCGGGTGAACCATACAATCTAAAAGTGATTGCTCCAGGCCATATACGGCGGCTCGAAGCGGGTATCCTCTCCTATGGACAGGATATGGACCAGGAAACCAACCCATACCAAGTGGGCTTAGGGTGGCAAGTGGACCTGACCAAAGACCATTTTATCGGCAAAGAAGCCCTAACCCGCATCAAGAACGAAGGTGTCACTAAAAAGCTTGTCGGGCTGAAATTCAGCGGCAATAAGATTGACTGGTACCCGGCCGATTTCTATATGGTTTACGCGGAAGGCGGTACGGAGCCGGTCGGATATGTCACCTCTGCCTTCTATTCACCGAATCAGGGGTGCAACATTGGTTACGCAATGCTGCCCAACATATTCAGTATGATTGGGACCCAGCTTGAAGTACACCTGCCCGAACCATACGCCATCGGACGTGTTACGGCGGAGGTTGCGCAGACGCCGTTCAAGGCTTCTGAAAACCCCGGGACGGGATATAACCAGACCGGCCGAAAGCTTGAGACGTGA
- a CDS encoding GlcG/HbpS family heme-binding protein, with protein sequence MTKVNLELAKQLTDGAEKESQKIGVNMVITVLDEGGNLIATHRMDDAWLASIDIAQNKAWTSVALKMSTSNLAEATVPKAELYGLNTTNNGRIVVFGGGIPLIQDGKVVGAVGVSGSSVDHDCQVAQAAVDVFESLNVSTGQ encoded by the coding sequence ATGACCAAAGTGAATTTGGAATTAGCAAAACAACTAACTGATGGTGCTGAAAAAGAATCACAAAAAATTGGCGTCAACATGGTCATTACGGTTTTGGATGAAGGCGGAAATCTTATTGCCACTCATCGTATGGATGATGCTTGGCTTGCAAGTATTGATATTGCTCAAAATAAAGCTTGGACCTCAGTGGCCCTAAAGATGTCAACTTCCAACTTGGCTGAAGCCACTGTACCTAAAGCAGAGCTATATGGACTTAATACAACTAATAATGGAAGAATTGTCGTATTCGGTGGTGGTATCCCACTTATTCAAGACGGGAAGGTTGTCGGAGCAGTTGGTGTGAGTGGAAGTTCAGTTGACCATGATTGTCAAGTAGCTCAAGCGGCTGTAGATGTTTTTGAAAGCCTAAACGTTAGTACCGGACAATAA
- the hflX gene encoding GTPase HflX, translated as MPEKVLVIAVKMPEDNDERFNSSLDELKSLSHTAGATVEKAMIQNRKRLHPAYYIGEGKMEEIKEVAEDLEADLIISNDELSAGQLRNLTDRIGVHVIDRSQLILDIFAQRARTKEGKLQVELAQLEYTLPRLRGRGEEMSRLGAGIGTRGPGETKLETDQRHIRKRIDDIKRQLNQVVKQREQYRKRRKLNDAFQIAIVGYTNAGKSTLFNRLAKSDAQVENQLFATLDPLTRQIQLPFGFQTLITDTVGFIQDLPTSLIAAFKSTLEEVTEADFILHVVDAANPDLEQHQQTVDRLLTDLGANTIPKLVVYNKKDRLETDFIPMQHPNILISATEQNDIGRVLEKIEDTLKNEWDAYTVSIAPDEGKLLHRLEKETIVTYRSFQEESRKYSVAGYIRQHHPLRGLVKEN; from the coding sequence ATGCCGGAAAAGGTATTAGTTATCGCTGTAAAAATGCCTGAAGATAACGATGAACGTTTTAATTCATCACTTGATGAACTTAAATCGTTGTCGCATACTGCAGGAGCCACAGTGGAAAAAGCTATGATTCAGAACCGAAAGAGACTTCACCCCGCCTATTATATCGGCGAAGGGAAAATGGAAGAGATCAAAGAAGTGGCAGAGGATCTGGAAGCAGACTTAATTATTTCAAATGATGAACTTTCAGCTGGCCAGCTTCGTAACTTAACCGATCGTATCGGTGTCCATGTAATTGATCGGAGTCAGCTCATTTTGGATATATTTGCCCAGCGTGCCCGTACAAAAGAAGGTAAACTGCAAGTGGAACTTGCTCAGCTGGAGTATACCCTGCCAAGACTGCGCGGCAGAGGCGAGGAAATGTCGCGATTAGGTGCCGGTATTGGGACTCGCGGACCTGGTGAAACAAAATTGGAAACTGATCAGCGGCATATCAGAAAGAGAATTGATGATATCAAACGGCAGTTAAATCAAGTGGTTAAGCAGCGGGAACAATACCGTAAGCGCAGGAAATTAAATGACGCTTTCCAGATTGCTATAGTCGGCTATACCAATGCAGGCAAATCGACGTTATTTAACCGGCTTGCCAAAAGCGATGCACAGGTGGAAAATCAATTATTTGCTACCCTTGATCCGTTAACACGCCAAATTCAACTTCCGTTTGGCTTTCAAACATTGATAACAGACACTGTAGGATTTATCCAGGATTTGCCGACATCATTGATTGCAGCCTTCAAATCAACATTGGAAGAAGTGACAGAGGCGGATTTTATACTGCATGTTGTCGATGCAGCCAATCCTGATCTTGAACAGCACCAGCAAACCGTTGATAGATTGCTGACGGACTTAGGGGCCAATACAATCCCGAAACTCGTCGTCTATAATAAAAAAGACCGGTTAGAGACAGACTTTATCCCAATGCAGCACCCCAATATTCTAATCAGTGCAACTGAACAAAATGATATCGGTCGCGTGTTGGAAAAGATTGAGGATACCTTGAAGAATGAATGGGATGCCTATACCGTAAGTATAGCGCCTGATGAGGGTAAATTACTGCATCGTCTGGAAAAGGAAACGATTGTCACTTATCGTTCGTTTCAGGAAGAGAGCAGAAAATATTCGGTTGCAGGATATATCAGACAACATCATCCATTGAGAGGTTTAGTAAAGGAGAATTAA
- the hfq gene encoding RNA chaperone Hfq yields MAQSVNIQDQYLNKLRKDHVSVTVFLTNGFQLRGVLKAFDNFTVLLETDGKQQLIFKHAISTFAPVRNISLDKE; encoded by the coding sequence ATGGCACAGTCAGTAAACATTCAGGATCAATACTTGAACAAACTCAGAAAGGACCATGTATCAGTTACCGTCTTTTTAACAAATGGTTTTCAATTACGGGGGGTTTTGAAAGCTTTTGATAATTTCACTGTTTTACTGGAAACGGATGGCAAACAGCAGCTGATTTTTAAACACGCCATCTCCACATTTGCGCCAGTTCGAAATATTTCATTGGATAAAGAGTAA
- a CDS encoding FAD-dependent oxidoreductase gives MNTDHSATVRREFQHLFSPFQIGRREVKNRIVSTAHAPGFDSGLLNKRHVDYLERKAAGGAGLIMAFGSASVYKYSSASYGSVSLWDPENEQLLEDLADKVHAHGGLIMSQATHMGRRGDSSISGRPLQAPSAISEGIHRETPHVLRIDEIPPIIDAFADAAARLERCGWDGIEITSFSGHLIEQFWSPAINKRTDRYGGDLTGRMRFSEEVIEAVAEAVSDDFIIGFRMTGDPVTDDLGLDQDDMLEIAKRLDRLGHIDLFHISGGNAATYAAQSAVVPGDTFARSTYNHAAHRMKENLSAPVLVAGRILDPEQAEDALVNDDCDLVGMTRAIIADPELPQKTMEGELSQIRPCNACTEGCIGRLYMGMPIICTVNPAIGDSSLENFEPADYMRRILIVGGGPAGMEAARVAAARGHDVMIWERGDQLGGQMTAAVTAPERPHYGRHIEWLKRELERLNVDVQLKTTMTPDSLIELDPDKVVLATGSYPDILAAAGDVTTRCVTDIAILDQAVSIEKGDRVMVYDREGKFRGASIANFAATAGASQVELVTPLWSVCEDLDAMQKPELYRLLAENQVVLSPNQQLAGQKDGHLLLNDVWSGNERLVDEADLVVFVGYQTAEDALYEQVKQADPQLDVQMIGDAIAPRRLSDAISEGVRIGNTL, from the coding sequence ATGAATACGGACCACTCAGCAACCGTAAGAAGGGAATTTCAGCATTTGTTCAGCCCCTTCCAGATTGGTCGCCGCGAAGTGAAAAACCGGATAGTATCAACCGCACATGCGCCAGGGTTTGATTCAGGTTTGTTAAACAAACGCCATGTTGACTACCTTGAACGCAAGGCAGCTGGCGGAGCCGGTTTGATCATGGCCTTTGGTTCGGCAAGTGTGTACAAATATTCTTCAGCCTCGTATGGATCAGTCAGCTTATGGGACCCTGAAAACGAACAATTATTAGAAGACCTTGCAGATAAAGTGCATGCTCACGGTGGGTTGATTATGTCTCAAGCCACCCACATGGGCAGACGGGGTGATTCTTCCATTAGCGGCCGTCCTTTACAGGCGCCATCTGCTATTTCAGAAGGGATTCATCGAGAAACACCGCATGTTTTGCGTATTGATGAAATACCGCCGATCATCGATGCCTTTGCCGATGCTGCAGCAAGACTGGAACGATGCGGTTGGGATGGGATTGAGATCACCTCTTTTTCGGGGCATTTGATTGAACAATTCTGGAGCCCAGCCATCAACAAGCGGACAGACCGCTATGGAGGCGACTTGACCGGACGCATGCGTTTTTCCGAAGAGGTGATTGAAGCAGTCGCTGAGGCCGTATCCGATGATTTTATTATTGGTTTTAGAATGACTGGCGATCCTGTTACGGACGATCTGGGTCTTGACCAGGATGACATGCTCGAGATTGCCAAGAGACTTGATCGTTTGGGCCACATTGACCTATTTCATATTTCTGGCGGAAATGCTGCAACCTATGCTGCCCAATCAGCGGTCGTTCCGGGTGATACCTTTGCACGCAGTACGTATAACCACGCGGCACATAGAATGAAAGAAAATCTCTCAGCTCCGGTATTGGTTGCCGGACGAATCCTCGACCCCGAACAGGCAGAAGATGCCCTGGTCAATGACGATTGTGATCTGGTAGGTATGACCCGGGCCATTATCGCAGATCCGGAGTTGCCTCAAAAAACAATGGAAGGAGAACTGTCTCAAATCCGCCCTTGCAACGCTTGTACAGAAGGATGCATTGGCAGATTGTATATGGGCATGCCCATCATTTGCACCGTTAACCCTGCCATCGGCGACAGTTCTTTAGAAAATTTCGAGCCGGCAGATTATATGCGACGCATACTCATCGTTGGCGGCGGACCTGCAGGGATGGAAGCTGCACGTGTAGCTGCTGCACGAGGGCATGACGTCATGATTTGGGAGCGCGGTGATCAGCTTGGAGGACAAATGACAGCCGCTGTAACCGCTCCCGAACGACCACACTATGGCAGACATATTGAGTGGCTTAAAAGAGAACTCGAGCGGCTAAATGTTGATGTGCAGCTTAAAACGACAATGACGCCTGACAGTCTAATCGAACTGGATCCCGATAAGGTTGTGCTTGCAACAGGATCCTATCCGGACATTCTTGCTGCAGCCGGCGACGTCACAACGCGCTGCGTAACAGATATTGCAATTCTTGATCAAGCCGTATCCATTGAAAAAGGTGATCGGGTTATGGTCTATGATCGTGAAGGAAAGTTTCGCGGAGCCAGCATAGCCAATTTCGCCGCAACTGCCGGTGCTTCTCAGGTTGAATTAGTCACACCGTTGTGGTCCGTCTGTGAAGATCTCGACGCGATGCAAAAGCCGGAGCTGTATCGTCTGCTTGCCGAAAATCAAGTCGTCCTCTCACCCAACCAACAGCTTGCAGGACAAAAGGATGGTCACCTCCTTTTAAATGACGTCTGGTCCGGAAACGAACGACTTGTAGATGAGGCTGACCTGGTGGTATTCGTTGGCTATCAAACGGCAGAAGATGCGCTTTACGAGCAAGTGAAACAGGCAGATCCGCAACTTGATGTACAAATGATCGGTGACGCGATTGCACCAAGGCGTCTAAGCGATGCCATTTCCGAGGGTGTCCGGATCGGCAACACCCTTTAA
- a CDS encoding Dps family protein, which yields MDNQKLINFLNQLLSNYFVMYVKLHRYHWFIQGKHFFQLHEIFEDMYTMAAKDIDELAERVLMIDGKPLATMAKYLKESTLEEATADDKEDEITAQLVEDYSQIINEIKQEGIPYAADQKDEPTVDLLVTLQGKLEKYVWMLYAYRAYE from the coding sequence ATAGATAATCAAAAACTTATCAATTTTTTAAATCAGTTATTGTCCAATTACTTTGTCATGTATGTCAAACTCCATCGTTATCATTGGTTTATCCAGGGGAAGCATTTCTTCCAGCTGCATGAAATATTTGAAGATATGTATACGATGGCTGCCAAAGATATAGATGAATTAGCCGAAAGAGTGTTAATGATTGATGGCAAACCATTGGCAACTATGGCAAAATATTTGAAGGAATCAACACTGGAAGAAGCGACTGCGGATGATAAAGAAGATGAAATAACCGCTCAATTAGTTGAAGATTACAGTCAAATTATTAATGAAATAAAACAAGAAGGAATTCCGTATGCAGCAGATCAGAAAGATGAGCCTACCGTGGATTTACTGGTCACACTGCAAGGCAAATTAGAAAAATATGTCTGGATGCTGTATGCTTATCGTGCCTATGAATAA